In the Nicotiana tabacum cultivar K326 chromosome 16, ASM71507v2, whole genome shotgun sequence genome, one interval contains:
- the LOC142170367 gene encoding uncharacterized protein LOC142170367: MIFGGNEIKGVTFLAKKTKILVTHSKRLQEVAEDDITFTKENADGLLLLHNDAFIISLNVLDFKMKRVLVDPWSSTNMIKWRVLEKSKLTRSIILATKILTDFDILIPANAEGVMKTALFEVVDGDMGYNIILGRPWLHEMKVVPSTYHQLLKFLTPKGIKQIRGDQPVAREMNAILVSNNKGKEHMS; encoded by the coding sequence atgatttttggaGGGAACGAGATTAAAGGGGTTACCTTTTTGGCGAAAAAGACAAAGATATTAGTAACCCATAGCAAGAGACTCCAGGAAGTCGCTGAAGACGACATCACCTTCACGAAGGAAAATGCAGATGGATTGTTGCTACTGCACAATGACGCATtcataatttctttaaatgtattagattttaaaatGAAGCGTGTTCTGGTGGATCCATGGAGTTCgaccaatatgataaaatggaGGGTATTGGAGAAATCCAAACTTACCAGAAGCATCATTCTGGCCACAAAAATCCTCACCGACTTCGATATCCTGATACCCGCGAATGCCGAAGGGGTGATGAAGACGGCCCTTTTTGAGGTGGTGGATGGTGATATGGGCTACAACATTATCTTGGGAAGACCATGGTTGCATGAGATGAAAGTTGTGCCATCAACATATCACCAGTTGCTGAAATTCCTAACTCCCAAGGGAATCAAACAAATAAGAGGTGACCAACCGgtggcaagggagatgaatgcaattttggTCTCCAATAACAAAGGGAAAGAGCATATGTCATAA